Within Candidatus Binatia bacterium, the genomic segment TCCGAGATCACCGGCACGTCGAAGCGCGCCGCCACGCGCGCGGCGTCGAGCACCGCGGTGAGCTGCGGCACGCCGACCCCCGTCACGACCCGCGTCGTGCAGATCGAGCCCGGGCCGACGCCGATCTTCACGGCCGAGGCCCCCGCCTTGATCAGGGCCTCGGTGCCCTCGGCGGTCGCGACGTTGCCACCCACGATCGGGAGCTCGGGGAAGCTGCGCCGCATCTCGGTCACCGCGTCGAGCACCGACTGCGAGTGCCCGTGCGCGGTGTCCACGACGAGCAGGTCCACCCCGGCGTCGACCAGCGCCTGGGCGCGCTCCATCCGGTCCGGCCCGACCCCCACCGCGGCGCCGCAGCGCAGGCGCCCGAAGGGGTCCTTGGCGGCGTTCGGGAACTTCTCGTTCTTCTCGATGTCCTTGATCGTGATGAGCCCGCGCAGCTCGCCCTTCTCGTCCACCACCAGGAGCTTCTCGATCCGATGGCGGTGGAGCAGCTCCTTGGCGCGCTCGAGGTCGGTGCCGGGCGCGACCGTGACGAGCTTCT encodes:
- a CDS encoding IMP dehydrogenase, encoding VTREGKAVGILTNRDLRFLKDVDQAVSKVMTPQEKLVTVAPGTDLERAKELLHRHRIEKLLVVDEKGELRGLITIKDIEKNEKFPNAAKDPFGRLRCGAAVGVGPDRMERAQALVDAGVDLLVVDTAHGHSQSVLDAVTEMRRSFPELPIVGGNVATAEGTEALIKAGASAVKIGVGPGSICTTRVVTGVGVPQLTAVLDAARVAARFDVPVIS